The DNA sequence GACGCCGCGGACCCGACCCGACCGGTCGACCGTGAGCGACTGCGCGCAGCGTTGGGACGGCACAGCCCCGTCACCCTCGACCCCACCAGCCCGACCGACGAGCTCCGGCGCGGCGGCACCGTGACCGTGGAGCCCGGCGGGCAGGTGGAGATCTCCACCCCGCCGCGACCGTCGGTCGCCGCGCTCATCCTGGCCACCGAGGCCGACGTCACGCAGCTACGCACCCGACTGGACGCCGCCGGCCTCGTGCTGGGCCGTACCGGCATGGACCCGTGGCGTCCGCCCCGACCGGCCGTGGAGACCGCCCGCTACCGCGCGATGCGGGACGTCTTCGACAGGCGTGGACCGGCCGGGCGGGCGATGATGTACAGCACGGCCGGGCTCCAGGTCTGCCTGGACGCCGGTGAGCCCGACCAGGTCGCCCAGCGCTGGGCCGCCGCGCACGCCGTCGGGCCGCCGCTGCTGGCCGCGTTCGCCACCGCCGACCGGCACGCCGGCCGGCCCACCGGTTGGGTGTCCGCGCGGATGGCCGCCTGGCTGGCGATCGATCCGGCGCGTACCCGTCCGGTCTGGTCGCCGGCCGATGCCGACCGTGACCCGGTGGCGGCCTGGACCGACTACGCGCTCGCCGCGCCGCTGCTGTGCGTCCGCGGCGACGGACCGGACTGGACCCCGCCGGCGGACGTCACCTTCACCGACTGGCTGGCCGGCGCGCTGCCCCGCCCACCCACCACCGACGACCTGGAGTACCACGTCAGCACGCTCTTCCCGCCGGTACGCCCACGCGGCTACCTGGAACTGCGCTACCTGGACGCCCAGCCGGGCCGGGCCTGGACGGTGCCGCTGGCGGTGCTGGCGGCGCTGTTCGCCGACCGGACGACCACGGGCGACGCGCTCGCCGCGGCCGGTCCGGTCGCCGACCGGTGGCACGACGCGGCCCGGCACGGGCTGGCCGACCCCGCGCTGGCCACCGCCGCGGTGGCCCTGTTCGACCTGGCCCTGGCCGCCCTGCCGGCGCTGGACCTGCCGGCCGGCCTGTACGACGAGACGCACCGAGCGATCCGGCGGCGGCACGCCGCCGCGGAGAGGGGACAGCGGTGACCACGACCGAGCGACCGGGTACGGACGCCGAGCGGCTGCGCGTCCGGATCGCGGCCGAGCTGGAACGCACCCGTGCCCGCACCGCGCTGCTGACCGACGCGGTGGACGACGACGACCTGGTCCGGCAGCACTCCACTCTGATGTCGCCGCTGGTCTGGGACCTGGCGCACGTCGGCAACCAGGAGGAGCTGTGGCTGGTGCGCGACGTCGGGGGGCGCGAGCCGGTGCGCCGCGACATCGACGACCTCTACGACGCGTTCAAGCAGCCCCGCAAGGACCGTCCGTCGCTGCCGCTGCTGCCCCCGGCCGAGGCCCGCGCGTACGTGCGGACGGTCCGGGACAAGGTGTACGACCTGCTGGACGGCATCCGGTTCACCGACCGCCGGCTGGTCGAGGAGGGCTTCGCGTTCGGCATGATCGTGCAGCACGAGCAGCAGCACGACGAGACGATGCTCGCCACCCACCAGCTGCGCGCCGGCGCCCCGGTGCTGCACGCGCCACCGCCACCGGAACCGCGCGTCGGCGTCGGCGGCGAGGTGCTGGTGCCGGCCGGGCCGTTCACCATGGGCACCTCCACCGACCCCTGGGCGCTGGACAACGAGCGCCCGGCGCACACGGTGGACCTGCCCGCGTACCGCATCGACGCGGCGCCGGTCACCAACGGGCAGTACCGCGCGTTCATCGCCGACGGCGGGTACGACCAGCCGCGCTGGTGGAGCGAGGCCGGCTGGCAACACCGGGTCGAGGCCGGGCTGAGCGCGCCGCTGCACTGGCGGCGCGACGGTGACGGCTGGGCATACCGCCGGTTCGGCCGCTGGTCGGCGGTGCGGGACGACGAGCCGGTGGTGCACGTCTGCTGGTACGAGGCGCAGGCGTACGCGGCCTGGGCCGGCAAGCGGCTGCCCACCGAGGCGGAGTGGGAGAAGGCGGCCCGGTGGGACCCGGCGACCGGCCGCTCCCGCCGCTACCCGTGGGGCGACGAGGACCCGGGGACCGCGCACGCCAACCTGGGCCAGCGGCACCTGTGGCCGGCGCCGGTGGGCGCCTACCCGGAGGGCGCCTCGCCGCTGGGCGTGCACCAGCTCGTCGGCGACGTCTGGGAGTGGACCGCCAGCACGTTCCGTGGGTATCCCGGCTTCACCGCGTTCCCGTACCGGGAATACTCGGAGGTCTTCTTCGGCGCCGACCACCGGGTGCTGCGCGGCGGCTCGTTCGGCACCGACCGGTCGGCGTGCCGGGGCACGTTCCGCAACTGGGACTATCCGATCCGGCGGCAGATCTTCAGCGGTTTCCGCTGCGCCCGCGACGCCGGCCAGGGGGAGTGAACCGGCCGGATGTGCCGTCACCTCGCCTATCTCGGCCCCCCGGTCACCCTGCGGAGCCTGCTGCACGAACCGCCGTACGGGCTGCTGCGGCAGTCCTGGGCGCCGCGTGACATGCGCGGCGGCGGCACCATCAACGCCGACGGCTTCGGCGTCGGCTGGTACCCGGACGGCGCCGACCCGGTCCGCTACCGGCGGGCCCAGCCGATGTGGAGTGACACGACGCTGCCGGAGCTGGCCGCCGTGACGTCCGCCCGGGCGGTGCTGGCCGCCGTCCGTTCGGCGACGGTCGGCATGCCGCTGCACGAGACCGCCGCCGCGCCGTTCGCGGAGGGGCGCTGGTTGTTCAGCCACAACGGCGTGGTCCGGGGCTGGCCGGACAGCCTCGTCCCGCTCGCCGCCGGGCTGCCCGTCCGTGACCTGCTCACGCTGGAGGTGCCGACCGACTCGGCGGTGGTCTGGGCGCTGGTCCGGCATCGGCTGCGGGCCGGCGCGGCGCTCGGCGACGCGGTGGCCGACACCGTCGCGGCGGTGGCCGCCGCGGCGCCCGGCTCGCGGCTGAACCTGCTGCTCACCGACGGCGTCACGGTGGCGGCAAGCGTGGCCGGGCACGCGTTGTCGGTGCGGCGCGGCCCGGGTTCGGTGCTGCTGGCCTCCGAACCGTTCGACGACGACCCCGGCTGGCAGGCGGTGCCGGACGGGCGGCTGGTGCTGGCCACGGCGGCCGGGCTGGACGTCCACGAGCTGGCCACGGCCGCAGCGATCTCATCCACCGATGGCAGAGAGGACACCTGATGGGCGCGGAGCCGCTGGAGATCCACCTGGAGGAGCAGGACCTCGACCGGGCGCTGCGGGAGGACGTCCGGGTCGGGTTGACCGCGTCGCCGAAGTGGCTGCCGCCGAAGTGGTTCTACGACGCCCGGGGCAGCGAGCTGTTCGAGGAGATCACCCGCCTGCCGGAGTACTACCCGACCCGGGCCGAGCGGGCGGTGCTGGCCGCGCACGCGGACGACGTCGCGGCGATGACCGGCGCGAAGACGCTGATCGAGCTGGGTTCCGGCTCGTCGGAGAAGACCCGGCTGCTGCTGGACGCGTTCACCCGGCACGGCGACCTGGGCACGTTCGTGCCGCTGGACGTCTCGGTCAGCGCGTTGCGCGGGTCCACCGAGCAGATCGCCGCCGCGTACCCGGGGCTGCGGGTGCGGGGCATCGTCGGCGACTTCACCCGCCACCTGGACCGGTTGCCCACCGGCGGCCGACGCCTGGTGGCGTTCCTCGGCGGCACGATCGGCAACCTGCTGCCGGCGGAGCGGGCCGGGTTCCTCACCGCCATGCGCGCGGCGCTGGAGGCCGGTGACTGGCTGCTGATCGGCACCGACCTGGTGAAGGACCCGGGGGTGATCGTCCCGGCCTACGACGACGCCGCCGGCGTGACCGCCGAGTTCAACCGCAACGTGCTGCGGGTGATCAACCGGGAGCTGGGCGCGGACTTCGACGTCGCGGCGTTCCGCCACGTGGCGGTCTGGGACCCGGACCGGGAGTGGATCGAGATGCGGCTGCGCGCCGAGCGTCCGACCCGGGTGCGGGTGCTGGACACCGACGTCGCGTTCGCCGCCGGGGAGGAGTTGCGCACCGAGGTCTCGGCCAAGTTCCGGCCGGCGGGCATCGCCGCCGAGCTGGACCGCGCCGGGTTCGCGCGGCAGGCGTTCTGGACCGACCCGGACGGGTTGTTCGGGGTGAGCCTGGCCCAGGCGGCGTGAGGGCCGGCGCGACCCCTGTCACACCCGGCGACCGGGGCCGGCGGTGATCGGCTAGGCTGGTCGGCGCGAAGGGGAGTAGCCCCCAATGTCGTGGTCGACACACTGGTGCGTTCCGCATCCGGCCACGCGGCCCCGGTCCCCGGGGCGGGCGAGACCTTCGACTCAGGCTGTCGCAGCCGGGTCGAGGGTGCCCCTGTCTCTCCTCCCGGCTTGATCGGGAAGGTTCACATGGAGGGTTTCCTCGTCGCGCTGGTGGTCAGCTTCGGCGTCATCTTCGTCGCCGAGCTGGGTGACAAGTCCCAGCTCATGGCGCTGACGTTCGCCACGCGCTTCCGTCCGGTGCCGGTGCTCATCGGCATCACCATCGCCACCGCGATCGTCCACCTGGCCTCGGTGGCCATCGGGGTCGGCCTCAACAGCGTGCTGCCCACGGGCTGGATCTCGCTCATCGCCGGTCTGGCGTTCCTCGGCTTCGGCGCCTGGACGCTGCGCGGCGACAAGCTCACCGAGGAGGAGAAGCGGAAGGCCGAACGCAGCAACAAGTCGGCGATCATCGCGGTCGGCGTGGCGTTCTTCCTGGCCGAGCTGGGTGACAAGACCATGCTCGCGACCATCACGCTGGCCACCAAGTACGGCTGGTTCGGGACCTGGCTCGGGTCCACGCTCGGCATGGTCGCGGCGGACGCGCTGGCGATCCTGGTGGGCCGGATGCTCGGCCGGCACCTGCCGGAGCGGACCATCCGGTACGGCGCGGCCGTGCTGTTCGCCATCTGTGGTCTCTGGCTGGTCTTCGAGGCAATCCGGGAGCTGAGCTGAGCGGCGCTCGGATGATCAGGAATCACCACGATGGGTAAGTACCGGAGGTGACGCCGCGGCGGTGCGACGTGCGCCGCCCGGCACACCACCGAAACGGACGACCGGGAGGTTCCGCGCATGAGCAGGCACGACGAGCCCAACGAGTACGGCTTCGCCGGGGGCGCCACGGCGCCGGAGCCACCGGCCGGCGGTCGCGCGGACGAGCAGGACCGCGCCGAGCGGGTCGCGGTTCCGGGTGACGACCTCACCGAGCCGTTCGCCGACGCGCTGGAGGAGACCGAGGACGCCGACCGCCCCGCCGAGCGGCGCCGCTGATCGCCGTCGTACGCCGGCCGCCGCCCCGACCGGGGCGGCGGCCGGCGCGTGCGGGTCAGGCCGGCCGTTCCTGGTAGACGTCCGGGATGCCGTCGCCGTCGTCGTCCCGGCTCTCCCGTTCACTGATCCGGCGGTGCACCCGGTTGCGCCGGAGCAGCACCACGGCGGCCAGGGCGGCGGAGATCAGCGAACCGGCCAGCACCGCGGCCTTGACCCGCTCGTCCTCGGGGCTCCCCGGGCCGAACGCCAGCTCCCCGATGAGCAGGGACACGGTGAACCCGATGCCGGCCAGCAACGCCAGCCCGACCAGGTCCGCCCAGGTGATCTCCTCGTCCAGTTCGGCACGGGTGAACCGGGCGAGCAGGAACGTCGAGCC is a window from the Micromonospora sp. DSM 45708 genome containing:
- the egtA gene encoding ergothioneine biosynthesis glutamate--cysteine ligase EgtA, whose translation is MVMSPELDRATVLGDEAAARGHLARICFKTGPPTLTGVELEWTVHDAADPTRPVDRERLRAALGRHSPVTLDPTSPTDELRRGGTVTVEPGGQVEISTPPRPSVAALILATEADVTQLRTRLDAAGLVLGRTGMDPWRPPRPAVETARYRAMRDVFDRRGPAGRAMMYSTAGLQVCLDAGEPDQVAQRWAAAHAVGPPLLAAFATADRHAGRPTGWVSARMAAWLAIDPARTRPVWSPADADRDPVAAWTDYALAAPLLCVRGDGPDWTPPADVTFTDWLAGALPRPPTTDDLEYHVSTLFPPVRPRGYLELRYLDAQPGRAWTVPLAVLAALFADRTTTGDALAAAGPVADRWHDAARHGLADPALATAAVALFDLALAALPALDLPAGLYDETHRAIRRRHAAAERGQR
- the egtB gene encoding ergothioneine biosynthesis protein EgtB, producing MTTTERPGTDAERLRVRIAAELERTRARTALLTDAVDDDDLVRQHSTLMSPLVWDLAHVGNQEELWLVRDVGGREPVRRDIDDLYDAFKQPRKDRPSLPLLPPAEARAYVRTVRDKVYDLLDGIRFTDRRLVEEGFAFGMIVQHEQQHDETMLATHQLRAGAPVLHAPPPPEPRVGVGGEVLVPAGPFTMGTSTDPWALDNERPAHTVDLPAYRIDAAPVTNGQYRAFIADGGYDQPRWWSEAGWQHRVEAGLSAPLHWRRDGDGWAYRRFGRWSAVRDDEPVVHVCWYEAQAYAAWAGKRLPTEAEWEKAARWDPATGRSRRYPWGDEDPGTAHANLGQRHLWPAPVGAYPEGASPLGVHQLVGDVWEWTASTFRGYPGFTAFPYREYSEVFFGADHRVLRGGSFGTDRSACRGTFRNWDYPIRRQIFSGFRCARDAGQGE
- the egtC gene encoding ergothioneine biosynthesis protein EgtC produces the protein MCRHLAYLGPPVTLRSLLHEPPYGLLRQSWAPRDMRGGGTINADGFGVGWYPDGADPVRYRRAQPMWSDTTLPELAAVTSARAVLAAVRSATVGMPLHETAAAPFAEGRWLFSHNGVVRGWPDSLVPLAAGLPVRDLLTLEVPTDSAVVWALVRHRLRAGAALGDAVADTVAAVAAAAPGSRLNLLLTDGVTVAASVAGHALSVRRGPGSVLLASEPFDDDPGWQAVPDGRLVLATAAGLDVHELATAAAISSTDGREDT
- the egtD gene encoding L-histidine N(alpha)-methyltransferase, whose product is MGAEPLEIHLEEQDLDRALREDVRVGLTASPKWLPPKWFYDARGSELFEEITRLPEYYPTRAERAVLAAHADDVAAMTGAKTLIELGSGSSEKTRLLLDAFTRHGDLGTFVPLDVSVSALRGSTEQIAAAYPGLRVRGIVGDFTRHLDRLPTGGRRLVAFLGGTIGNLLPAERAGFLTAMRAALEAGDWLLIGTDLVKDPGVIVPAYDDAAGVTAEFNRNVLRVINRELGADFDVAAFRHVAVWDPDREWIEMRLRAERPTRVRVLDTDVAFAAGEELRTEVSAKFRPAGIAAELDRAGFARQAFWTDPDGLFGVSLAQAA
- a CDS encoding TMEM165/GDT1 family protein, whose protein sequence is MEGFLVALVVSFGVIFVAELGDKSQLMALTFATRFRPVPVLIGITIATAIVHLASVAIGVGLNSVLPTGWISLIAGLAFLGFGAWTLRGDKLTEEEKRKAERSNKSAIIAVGVAFFLAELGDKTMLATITLATKYGWFGTWLGSTLGMVAADALAILVGRMLGRHLPERTIRYGAAVLFAICGLWLVFEAIRELS